The following are encoded in a window of Acinonyx jubatus isolate Ajub_Pintada_27869175 chromosome D4, VMU_Ajub_asm_v1.0, whole genome shotgun sequence genomic DNA:
- the SLC25A51 gene encoding mitochondrial nicotinamide adenine dinucleotide transporter SLC25A51 encodes MVDSEAHEKRPPILTSSKQDLSPHIANVGEMKHYLCGCCAAFNNVAITFPIQKVLFRQQLYGIKTRDAVLQLRRDGFRNLYRGILPPLLQKTTTLALMFGLYEDLSCLLRKHISPPEFATRSVAAVLAGTTEAIFTPLERVQTLLQDHRHHDKFTNTYQAFKALRCHGIREYYRGLVPVLFRNGFSNVLFFGLRGPIKEHLPTATTHSAHLVNDFICGGLLGAMLGILFFPVNVVKTRMQSQIGGEFQSSPKVFQKIWLERDRKLTNLFRGAHLNYHRSLISWGIINATYEFLLKMI; translated from the coding sequence ATGGTGGATTCAGAAGCTCATGAAAAGAGGCCGCCCATCCTGACATCTTCCAAACAAGACCTGTCACCTCACATTGCAAATGTAGGTGAAATGAAGCATTATCTGTGCGGCTGCTGTGCAGCTTTCAACAATGTAGCCATCACATTTCCCATTCAGAAGGTGCTCTTTCGGCAGCAGCTGTACGGAATCAAAACCCGGGACGCAGTGCTTCAGCTGAGGAGGGATGGCTTTCGAAACTTATACCGCGGAATCCTTCCCCCACTGTTGCAGAAGACCACCACGCTGGCGCTTATGTTCGGTCTGTATGAGGACTTATCCTGTCTTCTCCGGAAGCACATCAGTCCCCCTGAGTTTGCAACCCGTAGTGTGGCAGCGGTACTTGCAGGGACAACAGAAGCAATTTTCACTCCGTTGGAAAGAGTTCAGACATTGCTTCAAGACCACAGGCATCATGACAAATTTACAAACACTTACCAGGCTTTCAAGGCACTCAGATGCCATggaataagagaatattatcgaGGCTTGGTACCTGTTCTTTTCCGTAATGGATTCAGCAATGTCCTTTTCTTTGGCCTTCGTGGCCCCATTAAGGAGCATCTGCCTACCGCAACCACCCACAGCGCTCATTTGGTCAATGATTTTATCTGTGGAGGTCTGTTGGGTGCCATGTTGGGAATCTTGTTTTTTCCAGTTAATGTTGTAAAAACTCGCATGCAGTCTCAGATTGGTGGAGAGTTTCAGTCTTCTCccaaggtgttccaaaaaatctGGCTAGAACGAGACAGAAAGCTGACAAATCTCTTCAGAGGTGCTCACCTGAATTACCATCGGTCCCTCATCTCTTGGGGTATAATCAATGCGACTTATGAGTTCTTGTTAAAGATGATTTGA